Within the Eucalyptus grandis isolate ANBG69807.140 chromosome 1, ASM1654582v1, whole genome shotgun sequence genome, the region ttttttttttaatgtttatgtTGCCTAATTTAGCACctgtttttcctaaaataattatatgagcGGAGTACCACACAATAGGTATGCTGGCATCTTGTTCATAAAAATTGAATGGCAAAGTATAACGGAATGACTAGTGGTGATACTTCAAGCCACAAAAAAATCTTAAGCTTTAtcaactgtgacacatttattttaatttttttttgtaacatcaaaaatcccaaactcgTACACGTGTAGTAatacatttacccaaaacttttttttttgacaccaaaaaacccaaacttatacttttgtaacatcaaaaccctaaacttttgttttgtaaCACCAAAAACCCGAGATTAATAGTCAAGTCACACATCTACCCCAAAAATTTGGTGTCatagaaaaaagtttgaggtatttggtgtcacaaaaagaaaagtttgaggttttttatgtcacaaaacaaaagtatgGAGTAAATGTGTGACACTGCaatattttgagataaatgagtCACATAggtaaaagtttgaaatttttaatattacaaaaaaaaatagtttggggtaaatatttCACAATGGtcataatttaaggtttttggtggcttttacCATACTTTTAAATAGTGGAGAGATGCTTTAAAAAAAGTAGAGGGGATTTTGATTTTCAGGCTAAAATATAAGGGCCACCGGTAAATCGAATCCATAAAGAAAGTGGCATATGTATAGGAATTGATAAAACAGTAAAAGATTATAATGGACACATCGCCAAGTACCATCGCTCCAAGTCCAACCAGAGAGGCCTCTTCATGCCAACACGTATGGCCATGACAAAGTCTATAAGGTTTTTCTAGTAAAGGCACACAACCATGAtgttacatatatataaattgggGAAAAAATCAATGTGTCGCTCTAGAGTTTTCCCTCGACAAACAGGTCAGCTCAGCATGCGTGGAACAAGCACATTTTGTTGAAGATATTGGCCTCAAGTCTACCTTAGACAATAGTAGGGACCATAAGAATATTGGACAATGCTACATGAAAATCAAACCTTGTCGGTCcagcttttcaaatatatgaatGGCTTTGACACTTGGATTTGTTCCTTTGTTGTTGACTGATGCTGGTAAAACTATGTTTAAAGTCCTGCTTGATCACTCAAATGTTTGATGTTGAGTTTGAGTGTTCTCATTGCATGTTATTCCAATGTATGACGAGGACATGTCCAAGTTGCACCACTAGCGTCTTCTTCACTCTGGGATATGCTCATCCTTGTCCACTGGTATGATGCTTGCTTAAATGCTTCTATCTAGGTACTCCATGACAATGCGCTAGTCTCAGTTGAAGTTTCCCCACGGCACTTTGCGCGTTTCTTGACCCATTCTTCTTTGAGATCTCTTTCCTCACCCTTGCTCCGAGCACAAACGAGTATATATACTTTTCCCTATGAATCTTGTTTCTACACATGTCCGCTCGAATCCTATATGGTACAGCCATGGATAGCAAAAACAGTAGTCCATGGTCGTTCATACTCCcaattttcttgctttgctcATCTCTGTACACCTACCTCTGTCTTGGCACAGACAAGCTCGATGCAAATCGATCTATATCTGGTAATCAAACCTTAACCTCCTCAGGTGGCCACTTTACACTTGGCTTCTTCTCGCCGGGTAACTCCACGTACTCCTACATAGGCATCTGGTACAACAAAATCAACGTGCAAACCGTCGTCTGGGTCGCCAACCGAGACAACCCTATCACTGACAGGCAATCCACTGAGCTGAAGGTCTCGGGTGGCAATCTTGTGATTCTTAACAACTCCGAAGTCCCCGTTTGGTCCACGAATCTGACTGCTTCTTCATCTGGATCGAGCTCCATGGTGGCGGTTCTTGAGGACGACGGCAACTTCGCTCTCAAAGCGGCTCCGACTTCTTCTGTGACTCTGTGGCAGAGCTTCGATTACCCAACGCACATGTGGCTTCCCGGTGCCAAATTAGGGATCGACAAGCGCAAAAACAGGAGTCAGCTCTTGACATCATGGAAGAACGCTGAGGACCCTTCGACAGGTTTGTTCTCTCTCGGTCTCCAGCCATCCAGTGAGTACTACGTAAGGTGGAATAAGTCTGAGCATTACTGGAGCAGTGGGGCGTGGGACAATCAGACGAAAAGTTTCTCTTGGGTCCCTGAAATGAGATTGAACtatatttatgatttcaagtatGTGGACAATGAGAACGAGAGCTACTTCACCTATTCAATCAAAAGCTCCTTCAACACCATATCAAGGTGTGTGATGGACCTTTCTGGGCAGGTCAAGATGGTGTCCTGGTTGCCTTCCCAGGTGTGGACCTTGTTCTGGTCTCAGCCCCCGCAACAATGCATGGTGTATAGACTTTGTGGGCCTTTCAGTGTTTGCAGCGAGCAGAGTGAAGATTCGTGCAGCTGCTTGCAGGGATTTAGCATAAGCTCTCCAATAGATTGGAATCGGAGTGATTGGTCTGGTGGTTGCAAGAGGAATTCGAACTTAAATTGTGCAGCAAATGCGGAGAAAGACCGTTTCTGGCCTATGTCTAACATGGAATTGCATGATGCTCCCCAATCTTTAGTTGCAGGGAGCGATCTGGAATGCCAAACTGCTTGTTTAAGCAATTGCTCTTGCACGGCTTATGCTTTTGAGGATAATGCCTGCTCAATCTGGATTGGGGATCTCTTCAATGTGGAACAGCTCAAACAAGGCACTACCCCTGGAAGGAGTTTCTATGTCCGGCTTGCTGCCTCTGAAATTAAGGATCCCAGCAAGAAGAGTAACGTAACTGCAACAGTGGCAGGGTCTGTTGGTGCCACGGTAGCAATATTAGCCATTGTCTCGTTTGCCgtttggagatggaggagaggggCAACTGTAACAACAAAAATAGTGGAGGGTTCACGGATAGCCTTTGCATACCGGGACTTGCAAGTAGCAACAAAGAATTTCTCAGAGAAGTTGGGTGGGGGtgggttcggttcagttttcaAAGGAACATTACCTGATTCAAGTAGCATAGCGGTCAAGAAGCTTGAAAGCATAAGCCAAGGTGAGAAGCAATTCCGAACGGAAGTAAGCACAATCGGCACTATCCAGCATGTGAATCTTGTCAGGCTTCGCGGATTCTGCTCTGAAGGTGACAAGAGGCTATTGGTCTACGATTTCATGCCAAATGGTTCCTTAGGCTATCATCTCTTTCATAGAAAGGACTCGAAGACCTTGGATTGGAAAATGAGGTACCAAATTGCTTTGGGAACAGCTCGAGGTCTGGCTTATCTCCATGAGAAGTGCAGAGATTGCATCATACATTGTGACATCAAGCCAGAGAACATCCTTCTAGATGCTGAATTCTGTCCAAAAGTGGCAGATTTTGGCCTGGCAAAACTTGTTGGCCGAGATTTCAGCAGGGTGTTGACAACCATGAGAGGCACAAGAGGGTATCTTGCGCCGGAGTGGATCTCTGGAGTAGCCATAACAGTAAAAGCTGATGTTTATAGCTATGGGATGATGCTTTTTGAGTTTGTGTCGGGAAGGAGGAACTTAGAGCTATCGGAAAATGGGGCCATCGAGTTCTTCCCAACATGGGCTGCTAGCAAGATAGCTGAAGGAGGTGACCTGCTTGATCTTTTGGACCCAGACTTGGAGAAAAACGCTGATACTGAAGAGCTAACTAGGATATGCAGAGTTGCTTGCTGGTGTGTCCAAGATGAGGAAACTCACAGGCCAACGATGGGGCTGGTTGTTCAAGTACTCGAGGGGTTGTTGGATGTGAACCTGCCCAGGATACCGAGAGCCCTTCAAATGCTTCTTGATAATCAGGAGCATGTAGTTTTCTTCACTGAGTCGTCATCATCGAACCAGAATTCCCAGACGAATGGTAATACCTCAACTTCTTCCTTGCAGAACCCAAATAGTTCATCTTCGACGAAGTCCGAGTCTTGAGGATGATAAGATAAATGCTTAGTACAAGAAGTGCTTCAGTTATATATTGCATATGCTCCTCTGCTTTTTCTGTAGTCAAGAGCGAATCTCAGCATTTGGGGATTGGCTTTCTTGGGGCTTTTTCCCCTAGCTATTTATGTTGCACATAGATACAAGCAAGCTTGGAATAAGTGCGCGGCCAGACCAGTTGTAAAGACCCTTCATTCTATATAATGATCTGTTGTCTGCTTTTTGAGATCCCACGTGACATTGGTAGTTAGCATCTAAAACTGTCATCTCCACTTTCAAATGATTTTGGCACTGGAATCTGGATCTAACGTATCAGTAACTCCTAGCTTGGATTGCGGCTGGTGTCTCATCGTTCTCGAATGTGCCCTCATTGCATGCAAAGTAGGCTATAAGGCTCGGCATTTCTCAGTATAAATTCCTCTTGCTAGCTACTTTGTTTATTTAACGAGTCACGGTATGAAAATCGCCCTTAAAACTATGACTTGCTAGGACAGGGATATATATGCGGATAATTTCCAGCTAGCAGATCCTTTTGTTGGAGCTGTAGGATGTTAATGCCCGTCCCATTTTTCACATGACATTCATATCTCTTCTAAAGTTGAGTTTTCATGAATCGCCCCATAACTTTATGCTTCGAATGTGTTATGCTAGAGATTACTCGAACCTTTTAGCAAAACTAATTTTAAAGTGATGTATGAGACTTCTGTTGGGTGCTtccattcatttgtttattgCTTACCCTTTAATATTTGTGACATTGCTTTACAAGTTTTGTAAAACCAAATTCATTATCTCAACATTGCTCGTTAAAAATCTCCACTGTTTGTTCAGGTGGGAAATTTATTGAGTTCTCATTTCAATCAGGTTGATCCAAACAGTATTTTCCATTGCAGTGGGAAATTGTTTTGGAAGGCCTAGCTTTGATTTTCAGTTCATAATCCATCCATATCAAGGCTAATCCAGTGGGCCTTTGCAGTACCATAATCCCCTCAGTTTTTCCAAGCTTCCCctcatttgtttttcctttctaccATTtgccactttttattttcctttttcccgtACACAATTCTTAAATACTTTCGATCTGACTATCGTTTCACTTTTCTTGCTGCACTTATTTTACTCTAATCGTGGATCCTTCTCTGGTGCTATAGGTGCTATTAAGATGTCTTAACTTCCTTCAGCAATAAAAAAGGGTGTAATCTGCTTATATCTTTATTTAGTGGTGTTTCTACAAAGTCAGCGCTATCTATGATCATTTATTCGAATTTGAGTTACCGAAACAAATCCGACTAAGAGGAATTGTAAGAGACTAAGTCAATTAAGGAAATTCCTAAAGCCGGATATTTGTGGAAGTCGGGAATGGAAATTTAGATTTCATATTTGGCGTCGGAGTCCAATGTGCATATTTGGACCTTAAGTTGCCGATTTGATAATCAAAAGACCAGAACTTGTagattacgaaaattaatttctgCATGGGAGTCGGTCAACACAACAACAGAATAAGAAAGTTCGGAGTTGGACTTAGTTTCCTTTTTCAATCAGTCAATTTGGCTATTATAAACGgaataatactacaaaaaatttgaaattgatatacttatgacaattttatctaaatctattttttttaccacaaaaaactcaaagTTGTACATCTAtcataaatttacctcaaactaattatttgaccattaaaaaaatcctaaactagtacatttgtaacaaataaagggtaaaatcccaaattgatacatccgTCAATTATCATATGTCATCCAATTCAGCAATTTGATAGTAACATTTCAAGGAAACTAACggggggtaaatttgttacagatgtaccaatttgagatttttggctatcaaaaaattagtcttgggtaaatttttcacaaatatataagtttagaatttattgtgatattaatcctataaataaatattgagTTGTGGGTTACTCCGTTGGTTATGAACAAATATTGAAGCACGGTTTTGAGTGAGTGTCGCGGGAGTGAAATATTTGTGAGTGACGTCCCATTGGTATTAGGGGCTTGGCAGCGGGCTCTTTGGGGAATTACTTCAATAGTTTATATGTTGAACTTAGTTAAATCTTGTGATAAAATTGGTTTGATATTTTGGttagattgagagattattttgtgaGAAATTGTGAGACTAAGTACTATGTGAAATATTAGGTGTAATTGGAGTTTGGAAAACATTAGAGTATTTAAGTAACTCAAGTGTAATTGTAATTTACGTAGTATGGCTTGATCTATCATGGAATTCTTTACTACTCTCCCACGAATGCAAGACACAACGATCAAACCATAAAATCCgatatttgttattttcatgtttgtctattttattgttcgatcACTTAGATTCCACAATCATTTAAGAGATCAAGGCATTGATAAATGATCTCTCAACTTTTGCTCAACAATCAAAGTCattcctttaaattttttaaagggaaaaattcacaaaaaactCCGAATTTTGTCCACTATGGCATATTTACCTAAACTACTTTTTGTgacactaaaaatcctaaatttgcacatgtgtgacacatttagcttaattttttcaataattgtaaaaatttcaaacttatatttgtgtgacacatttaccccaaaaaaattttgtgacaccaaaaaccaCAATTTCTTCTACGACACGAAATTTTagggataaatatgtcataagcatataaatttggagtttttggtgtcacaaaaagaaatttgaggTAATTGTATCACATAGGTatgaatttggagtttttggtgtcataaaaaaaattaggataaatgtgtGACAATGGATATAGTTTAAGGGTTTTGGTGATTttaccctttttattttatatgaaACTGTTCTTGCACATAGAGTGCCATTGGTCGTCCTTTTGTTGAAACACTTCTAGCTATTTTCTAAtgtgaacttttaatttatttgttgatgtggattttttttttttttcgtttttacaaATGTCGACctcatttggttcaattttgggcaaatgtctttgggaaaatgcaaatacatTTAGACTAAAAAGGCCTTTCGAAATAcaaatagtgtttggtaaattataattttaaaatgtattgCAAAACAACTTTAACTTAAATGCAGTTTGGTAAAAACTACATTTTGCATAagacttttattaattttttttttaatctagccACCGATGGCTAGATCTAGCTGCCACCAGCCTCACCTGAGATCATGCAACCCCAGGCAACGCCTAGGGTTCGCAACCTAGGTGGCCGTTTGGGTCGTGACGCCCTATGAAGTACGGACACGTTGTCcatgcttccgtgtcgtgtccaaCACGTGTCGGAGGGTGTCGGACACATCGACACGTAGTCAATGCATGTCATATtttccgacacgcggtcaacttttGCCCGACACGTTTGGACATGCGTGTCCGGTAGACGATGGAGGGTGGAAGCAATGGTGAGGAAGCAGAGACGAGGCCACAAGCGACAGCGAGCCCGCGGCGGTGAGAGACGGCCAAAGAAAGAGCATAGATTGAGGCGAGGGCCACCATTGTGATGTTGCGATGGATCCGATGAGGCTGCAGTTGTGAGGGAGAAGGCCCGAaggcgagaggaagaggagaggaaggcggtcgtgcgatgaggaggagaggagaggtgggggtcgtgcggcgagcggcgaggaaggagaaggatcgagaggaggagaagaggaagggttGTGCGGCAAGcagcaaggaggaggaggtaaagctaggttttttttataggaaactcaaaagtaattaaaaaaggggATGGCCATCATGtattttgggggaggggaagtGACGGGATAGCCTGTCTGTCGGTGGTGGGAAAAAGAAAGTGGTGGGAAatggagagggaaagaaaaataaagtggGGGGAAATGGACGACggtggggagggaaagaaaaataaatttgggggatGGACGAGGGAAATAAGATTTCTTtgttaattggaaaaataaataaatgagattaaaaaataattttgaaaaataaaaataatgaatttgaattaaattaattaaaaataaaaatatttatttaatatacaacgtgtcccaacgtgtcggaattctctatttttaaaaaatgacgtgtcgacgtgtgGTGTCATATCGTGTCgtgtgtcggtgctacttaggtGACGCCTAGGTTTGCACGGCCCAAACGCCTGCCTAGATCACAAACTCCAGGCAAccattgtgacatcctgatttttaggttctgttttcgattgaataagttgagtctttcatcgatgcgcttatagtgctattctttgGGATggtcactcacgagataactatcATATccggtgaagtcgttaagggattttaacgcaatagatttaagaattcgactagaaatcgactgcttgaccatgctaatttgcaagggtcattgcaACATtatcaaaatcgattagagatcagggATATGTCGATTTGAgtgagatgtgtgatcaaagtgtggatgattccacctgattgcaaaattctcgtcgattggcATTAGACcaattttctgtcgttttgggtatcATGTGcttgtatttgaaaccttgagattttcacgacaatcgagagtcgccaataagTCAacgatgtacattgtgactcgagataaatcgatcattGGTCAATTGtataaaaaattcttgaaatctACTCGATaagttaggtcatgctaaaatcgcgtcagattgaaattaatcgtgaatttaaacccgatttcagaaattaaaagttctatcatgttgCGATTTATTTTAGAgatgtcgactcatctttcgAGGAATTTTCGGCGAGTTCgaaatttttatggaaaatcaattcaaacgATTCGAAATCGAAAGGAAATTCTGAGGGGCCAAATTAAGTGGACGTTTGGCCTCCTTAGTGAGCTATTTGGCGGAGGGAAGTTGTGGATTTTGTGTGGGCTTCTTCCCCAGCAaaattggatatcaaattaaagaaatgaaagtccaattgagtgaaattcgtaGGCATGGGGACTGCAACTTATGGACACCAACCTAACTATTTGTGGAATTTATGTGCATAAAAGCTTGGGGGACATTAGGGATGTGCATGAGAGCTTGTGGGACCAAAACTTGgtgaatataaaatattttatctaatttttcccCTTCCCCTCCTTCGTTCCCTCCATTtcgcacgtctctctctctttctttttcttattttcgcATGTCCTCCCCTGCTGCCAACAAAACCCCCTGCAGCAGTCTTCATTCATGTTTTTATCCTTTGACTTTCGGACCCCCTCCTTATCAATCCacgcacctctctctctctctcttccaaatCTTTCTGCACGTTCTTTTCTTCCCCCACTCCCCCAAAGCCGacatctctctttctcctccctGCTCCTTCATGCGGCCAACTCCtccacgctctctctccctccaccgAACCCCTTCATTCTCCATTTCTGCGCCAGCGTTTCCCCCATTTCCCTGCCACATGTCCGTCTCCTTCCCCCTTTCTCTCCCCCGCAGCTACCACAAAAGCCAACGACTTCGGTCAACTCTTGGCGCCTCCTCATGTGTCCATCTCGCTACAACGCCAACACCACCGAAGTCCTTCACGCCAGCAGCCCCTTCCGGTTGTTTGTTCAGCCAGCTCAGCCCATCTAGCATGCACGAGCTCAACAGCCCGCGTCTCTTCGAGTTCCAGCCGCCAGCTTCGCATCTTAGCCCAGCCGCAGCCCCGTGTCCAGCCCTCAACCCCTGAACCAGCAATGGGCAGAACTGAAGCAACCCATTCAGCTCAATAGTGAGCTTTGCGAGGCCGATTTCAGCCTCGGTTTGGCCTCCTTTGGTGTCACCGCTTCGGAGTTTGTCGTCCGTCTCCGCGTCGCCATCGCCATGGACTCACCGGCCCACatatccggtgagtttactcactaatctctgcttagggagttaattatgcttaatagTTTATTAGTTTAGATTAAGCTTGGATTATGTGAttagttagaatagattagcaatttaatcgTTTGATattacatgttaggtggttagagtagtgtaattagcaagtagataggtcgtattatttatttagataggtTCTTATATTTTCCAGGcccgtttcggtatttaattaggcttttccggcctaagtttatatttatggcatttatttgtatttatttaattatttattattttttggaaattataacGGGATAACCGATggccggaatttcgtgctgattgtaatggtgtgttcagtttatttaattgaatgctaggttgtgcaaattgagtgagaattataattttgggtatttattccaaaattgagtaatttcgatatttaattggaaaatactGGGCGTCGGTCTACAGCACCAAAAATGTGATTATGGATTATTATGACTAGTGGGAATTTCTAAAGGAAAGATATTGAGGTTTTGACTCAGgctaaccgtgtacccacacacgactattttattgggcattttcaatgtggggaTTTATTAGCTTGAGTGAGCTAAGGtcgttttatcagcttgagTGAGCATGATATATAATTATCAACTTGAGTGAGCTATCTATTTAAATATCAACTTGAGTGAGCTAAGATCATATTTTGCAACTGTCGTGAATAGTGATAGTATCAGAGGATAAAGATATGTGGTATTGAAAGGATAGATAGTACGGTTGATGTGGACTTGAGCTGATTGACTGGTTGATCGATGGTTCGATTTGAATTGAGTAGATTGGTTGAGTTTCTGTACTATACTGAATTGCAGGAAGAAActaaggcaaaggtaagtcctctatcttATGTGTGCCTGGATAGCCtttaggcatatttccttcctagtcggagcataggaggtgaacttgctgagacatcgtctcaccccattgtgggataacatttatAGGTCCTTAAATGATTGTGCCACCCGAGCGTTTTGGCCAATCGAAGAAGGTTACCGAGAAGCATTCTGAGATTCCACTCCCTAGGAGCCAAGAAGCCTGGGTCTATGAACTCATGAGATCCACTGTCTGGGTTGATGTGAGTCTACCCCATATGGTACCCCATAAATTCATATCGTGGTATTGTCATGGGCGAAATGGACCCAGAGAAGGCCCTCTTTTGGAGTTTGAGATTCCTAGGTCAGTGTTGGAGATCGCTTTTGGCAAGGGGATGACCGACCCTCCTGGTGGTTCAGAGGTAGACTTGGATCCTTTAGATCCAGAGTCCCCGGAGTATTCAGTTGAAGACTCGAATGCTTAAAGGATCTGTAGCCCTCTACCCTCCCctttttgtagaccttgtatATATAGGCTAATATTGTATATGACATAGtttgatatatgtatataagtgtgttgtgattttgaaaatttgtggccttacttttctatcacatccggttattgtctagggatttatttattcgcttccacatgcacattaaaatgaatgggtcggcaacgcgtcttgggacatcgctatttaatcgaccattgagggatgagCACGTGCTTGGAGGATCAAGACGTGACAACCATCGCCTAGGTCACGCGAACCTAGGCAACCGTCAACTGGCTCACACGAACCGAGGCGACCACCTCCTGAGGTCGCATGACCTTAGACGGTGGTCGCAACCCTCAAGCGGCGGTTGCCAAGTCCAACGACCCCTCAGGCAACGGTTGCCAGCGCGAGCAACTCCTTGGTCAGTGGTTGTCGGCCTCCATTTGTTtccttggagaagatgaacgaTACCTATGGGACTCACATTCCAAATatgcaacttcccaaagtaCCTCCGAAACTACTTTGGTTAAAAGCCCTTAGACCCATTTGGAGATGTAATTGTATCTTGCCAAAGTCatccaaaaaattgaaccaaacacgtttgcatttggccaaacccCTTTAGAGTCCAAAAGCCCTTtccaaatgccgaaccaaatgggcccATAGactcttcctccctccctccctccctcctgtgggttcttcttcatttttttatgaaaacaaaaACCCACAAAACTATTATTTGTATCTACTCACGACTAGCAATTGAGTAGTTATGGGCTATGAGCTCCGTGGCTCATGACTCGAGTGAATGAAAACGCTGCAATATTAAAGCTCATGCGGCAATGCCATAAGCTTGAAGATCAAGTAGCCATGGCTCAAGCTTTGCAGCTCAAATAGACATCATGGCTATGGCCATCCGTGAGCTTGAGCATGAATGGCCATGGCCAATGCTAACTTAGAGTTGGAGCCCACGGTAATGGCGGGTCATAACGGAGCTCTCTCTCAAttgtgtcatttttttctttttatgtttatgttgtctCAACACCTATGTGGCATCACGCTATGTAAGCATAATATGGCACGATACATGTGTTCCAACATCCATGTTAGTAAAATTTGATtggtaagagaaaaaaagtacaaTAGAAAGATTAACCGTGACACTTTCTATGTAATATAAGagctttgagaaaaaaaaaagaaataaaagaagagggtttgaaaagtcaacaaaagaagttgAAGGAGAAGAGTGGAAGCTTGGGCTGTTtttaaagagaagagagagggagggcttGGGTAGAAATGAAATaggggaaaggaagaaaaaaagggaagagagaaaagaagagaaaggagaaagaagaaaggagcaAGGGAAAATTTTTGGCGCACTCATGACCCAGAAGCCTAACTAAGCCAACTTAACTCCATTTTGCAACGCTGGTAAGTGATTGAAGCCTA harbors:
- the LOC104440177 gene encoding G-type lectin S-receptor-like serine/threonine-protein kinase At2g19130; amino-acid sequence: MSARILYGTAMDSKNSSPWSFILPIFLLCSSLYTYLCLGTDKLDANRSISGNQTLTSSGGHFTLGFFSPGNSTYSYIGIWYNKINVQTVVWVANRDNPITDRQSTELKVSGGNLVILNNSEVPVWSTNLTASSSGSSSMVAVLEDDGNFALKAAPTSSVTLWQSFDYPTHMWLPGAKLGIDKRKNRSQLLTSWKNAEDPSTGLFSLGLQPSSEYYVRWNKSEHYWSSGAWDNQTKSFSWVPEMRLNYIYDFKYVDNENESYFTYSIKSSFNTISRCVMDLSGQVKMVSWLPSQVWTLFWSQPPQQCMVYRLCGPFSVCSEQSEDSCSCLQGFSISSPIDWNRSDWSGGCKRNSNLNCAANAEKDRFWPMSNMELHDAPQSLVAGSDLECQTACLSNCSCTAYAFEDNACSIWIGDLFNVEQLKQGTTPGRSFYVRLAASEIKDPSKKSNVTATVAGSVGATVAILAIVSFAVWRWRRGATVTTKIVEGSRIAFAYRDLQVATKNFSEKLGGGGFGSVFKGTLPDSSSIAVKKLESISQGEKQFRTEVSTIGTIQHVNLVRLRGFCSEGDKRLLVYDFMPNGSLGYHLFHRKDSKTLDWKMRYQIALGTARGLAYLHEKCRDCIIHCDIKPENILLDAEFCPKVADFGLAKLVGRDFSRVLTTMRGTRGYLAPEWISGVAITVKADVYSYGMMLFEFVSGRRNLELSENGAIEFFPTWAASKIAEGGDLLDLLDPDLEKNADTEELTRICRVACWCVQDEETHRPTMGLVVQVLEGLLDVNLPRIPRALQMLLDNQEHVVFFTESSSSNQNSQTNGNTSTSSLQNPNSSSSTKSES